Below is a genomic region from Prochlorococcus marinus str. MIT 0918.
CCAAATCATGATTGTCTGCAATAAGTGGGCCAATACGGTGGCCTCGGCCTTCTTTTAGAAGGCATGTACGGATTCGTCCAAAGCCTACACATATACCTGACTGATTAACTAAAGCAAGTACTTTCCCATCGGTATTAGACAACCAATCAGAAAGAAAATGAGGACGAGGAGTATATTCTTTAGTAGAATCATATTTTTGAATTATATCTTGGGGTATTTGTGATCCTTCAAGTAATAAATAATCGTTAATATTAATACTATAAGAATCTTTCAGATCAGGCTTAACTGTGCTATCAATTCTCCACCTAGTAGTTATTGAAGATGGCATAAAACCCCAAGTTTGATAATCAGTAATACGATCTGGAGCGGCCTCTATACCAAGACAATTTACATGCTTTAAATGGTTTATTATATGCTTCCATAATTGTAGTCCAAACCCTTTACCTCTAAATCTATCATCAACGATAAATAAGCCTACAAAACCATAATTTTGATTATATTTTATTCCTGCAATACATCCTATAACTTTAGAATTCAAACAACCAACCCATAAGCCCTGTTTATCTGTATTACGATAAATATTTACATCTCCTAAACCTGGTGCAAAATTCTCTTTTATAGCGAGTTTAGTAATATAAGGAATATCATTATTAGTTAACGATCTTATCATAAAATTATTACTCATAAAACTAATTATTATCTGAGGAACTATAAATATAAGGTGCTAAAAATAGGAAAAGAAACCACCATATAGATATTAAAAAAACAAATAGAAGTCTTATAATCCAACTATTAGTGATTAAATATATAATAATAAGAACTAAAGTACCTGTTAATAAAATCGACCAAGGCTGACACCATTTTGGTTTATAAGACCAAAAAGATGAAATTACTGGCTTAGTTTCTGACTCCATTAAGAGAATTTTCCTGATGAATATAATTCTTTAAACTCTTCATAGCCACCTATAAAATTATTATCTATAAATACTTGGGGAAATGTAGAGGAATCGCTTCTCTTACTTATTTCAATAAATTTATCATCATCATTAACTTCAATTATATTATAAGTCAAATTGGTCGATTTGAGCATTCTAAGAAGGCGTGAAGACCACGGGCATTTAGGTAATGTAGCTATCTCTAAAACAAAAGAATTTTTATTAAATTGAGGTGGTTTCCTTTGAAAATTATAATCATTAGG
It encodes:
- a CDS encoding GNAT family N-acetyltransferase, encoding MSNNFMIRSLTNNDIPYITKLAIKENFAPGLGDVNIYRNTDKQGLWVGCLNSKVIGCIAGIKYNQNYGFVGLFIVDDRFRGKGFGLQLWKHIINHLKHVNCLGIEAAPDRITDYQTWGFMPSSITTRWRIDSTVKPDLKDSYSININDYLLLEGSQIPQDIIQKYDSTKEYTPRPHFLSDWLSNTDGKVLALVNQSGICVGFGRIRTCLLKEGRGHRIGPLIADNHDLACFLLQNLIKQFPGIILVDSPGINIDANILFTNLNFQPISYTVRMYKGEQPTISMKEIYGLACLELG
- a CDS encoding DUF6737 family protein, with product MESETKPVISSFWSYKPKWCQPWSILLTGTLVLIIIYLITNSWIIRLLFVFLISIWWFLFLFLAPYIYSSSDNN